TGATAGAAGGTCCGTTTGCTAAATAGTCAAGTTCGATACCATTGTCACAGATTGTGTTGTGGGCAATGATTCCGACGTTTTCTTCGTCAGTTGCTTTTACCACAACAGCTCCTGCTCCGTCTGCAAAGATCATTCTGTTTCTGTCGGAAGGGTCGGTTACTCTGCTTAATGTTTCTCCTCCGATTACTAAAATGGTTTTTGCTGATCCAGCTTTAATTAATGTATCGGCCAGGATCATTGCTTCTACCCATCCAGGACATCCGAAAAGCATATCATAAGTTACACACTTTCTGTTTTTGATGCCTAGTTTATTTTTTACTCTTGCAGCCATTGTCGGCATAAAGTCAGCATATCCATGTACTGTAACTTCCCCGAAATTACTTGCATAAATGATATAATCTAATTCTTCCTGATCTATTTTTGCATCTGCAATAGCAATCTTTGCAGCTTCATAACCGATTTGTGAATTTGAAAGATCATCATCTATGAATCTCCTGTTTTCTATTTCTGTGATTTCTACAAATTTCGCAATAGTTTCTTCAGCAGGTTTGTCAATCTTCACCCCGTCTTCTGTATAAAACTCTGAATCTAGAAAATAATCTCTTCCAATTATTCTGTTGGGAAGGTAAGATCCAGAACCAATAATGATCGTATTCGGCATTCGTTTATATGATTTTTTTAAAGATGCAAAGTTAATAATTAATATTAATAACGGAGAATTAAAAATATTATTAAATTTGCAAAAATTGTACTTTACAATCTATGAAAAACAATTCGTCCTTAAAAGGCTTACTTATTGCAGTTGTGGTGTTTATCATTGCCTTTGGGATCTACTTCCTTTTCTTAGCAAAGAAGAATTATTATGTGGTAGACAATCCTACGCCCAATACCTATTATTATAAGATTAATAACGGTTCCGAAGGAATTGTTGCTGCAGGGCAGTTTGTACATGTAGATTTAAATAAAGGAAAAAATTCGATTAAAGTTTTCGATCAGAATAAAAAATTACTTTACGATTCTGCGTTTGAAGTAAATAAAATCCGTGGTCTGATCAATATTGCCCATCAGGATTATTATGTAAACGATCAGTATTATGGATACAATCTTAAAAAAGATTCATTACTTTTGGCTCTTGATAAAACGATGATTGACGGAAAAGCATATTATGGAGGGGCAAGACACTTCAATAAGCTGTATACTGAAGATTTTTATTATAATGTAGATGAAGATTATGATAAAGTTATCAAAAATATCCAACAGGTAGAATCCAGATCGAAAATTTTCAGAAAGCAGGATTACCTAAATTATTATAAAGAATATTACAAGTTTTAAGTTTTGACAAAAGATATCAACCAAGTTACTCCCTACAATTCTGATGCTACAAAGAAGAGCCAGGTAGAGGATATGTTCGACAATATTGCTCCGAAATACGATCTTCTGAATCGTGTTTTATCTCTGAAAATTGATGTTTTATGGAGAAATACTTTAGTAAAATGGATGAAAAACGATCATCCTCAAGAAGTGCTGGATGTGGCTACAGGAACGGGAGATTTAGCAATTACCATTGAAAAAGGAACGGGTTCCAAAGTAATTGGTTTAGATTTATCGCAACAAATGTTAAATGTTGGCGTTATTAAAATAAAAAAACTTAATTTAGACGGCAAAATTTCCATGCAAAAAGGAGATGCAGAAAATTTACCCTTTGAGGACAATAGATTTGATGCTGTTTCCGTTGCATTTGGAGTAAGGAATTTTGAAAACCTTAATAAGGGGTTAGCAGAATTAAGAAGAGTAGTTAAAGATAACAAGAGTGTTTATATACTGGAGTTTTCAAAGGTTGAGGGGTTCTTAGGACCATTATATATGTTTTACTTCAAAAATATATTACCTGCCATTGGCAGACTGGTTTCAAAAGATAATAGGGCATATACATACCTTCCGGATTCTGTAAATGCTTTTCCTTTTGGGGAAAAGATGAGACAAATTCTTTTAGATACAGGATTTAAAAAAGTTGAATATAAAAAACTAAGTTTAGGTATAGCCACAATTTATAAAGCAACAAAGTAACCTATGAATAAATTTTTATTAAGAGCACTGGTTTTAGCGTCAGTAAATATTGCCGTTTTGGCAAATGCACAATTCTTCAGAACCCGAAACAGAATGGATAAGTTGGAAGACTTTGATGAGCAAAAGTTCAGTTGGGGATTTTATTTGAATGGCAATATGCTGGATTACCGTATAGTACTTAATCCGAGATACGGTACCTATGGCAACCAGAATCTTGTTACCTCTAAAGAAAGTACAAGTTTTGGGGCCGGTCTTATCGCAAAATGGAGACTTAATGATTATTTAGACTTAAGAATGGAGCCGGGGTTACAATTTGCTCAAAGAAAATTAATGTTTAATACTCAGTATAATGACCAATATCAAAATGGTACATTAACGAATGATCCTTTTGTTCCTATACCACTTACAGACAAAGATAAAACAAGAGAAGTTAAATCTACTTTAGTTGATGTTCCTGTATTATTGGAACTTCACGGACACAGATGGTACAACTCCAGACCTTATGTTGCAGCAGGGGTAAATTATGTAGTAAACCTACAGTCTAATTCAGACTCTACAGATGATAATATGCAGCAGGTGTTCAGATCTACAACGCATAACTTTGCTTGGTCTGCTGAAATGGGTATTCAGTTCTACTTTAATAAATTCAAATTAACACCGGCCATCAGAGGGACCTTCTTCATGAATAATGAAATGGTTGCAGATAATGCAACAACTCCTCCATATTGGGCGTCAGCTATATCTACTTTACAAACAAGAGCGATTATGTTTGTATTGAAGTTTGAATAAAAAAATATTTAAAATAAATATTGAGGAGATACGCTTTGTGTCTCCTTTTTTTGTTTTAAACTCAAAATATAGAGACTTTTATTTTTGTTAATATTAATATTTTGCTATTTTTGCTAATAGTTAGAATATACAAAACCTGAAATGCTTCAAGAGTTAGAAACCAATTTTTCAGAATTAGAAAAAAAGATTATGAATTTGCAGAAGAATTATAATAATCTTACTGAAAAATTATCGGAACTAAGCATTGAAAATAAGGAACTGCAGAGGAAATATGATGAAGAAAGGAAAAAAAATCAGGTATTAGCAGAAGAACAAAAAAATATAAAGCTCTATTCAGCAATTTCAGGAAATCCTGAACACAACAGATTAATGAAGAACCATATCAACAGACTGGTAAAAGAAATTGATTTCTGTATTGCACAGCTTCAAAACAGTGGATTATAATGGAGGTAAGAAGAATAACCATAAACATTGCAGGAAGAGTGTATCCGCTGAATGTACCCGCAGCAGAGGAAGAAACTTTGCGTAAAGTTGGGAAGCAGATAGAGAATATGATTAAAGATTTTGAACAAAATTTCGATGTAAGAGACAAACAGGATGCTTTGGCAATGTGTGCCTTAAAATTAGGAACCAATGCTGAAGTGGTGTCTATGAACTACGAAAAAAATATAAATTCTACCAACGAGAGATTAAGCAAAATTAATCAATCGCTGAATGAAATTGGAAAATAACTTTTCCAAAAGACTGCCTACAATAATTCTAACACATTAAAGGTAAACTCAACGCTAAACAATTACCGAACAAATGTCCGTTGAATGGCGCGCCGGTTCGTCCGGATTACAGACAATGGAAATCAGTTCAAATCGTGTTGATTAGGAGTTTACTCTCAATCTCTGAATTATTGTAGGCTTTTTTATTTTATGAAATTTGACAATTAAAACTCAATATATATGACAACAGCCATTATAGTCGGCGTTATTTGCTTAGTATTAGGGGCCATTTTAGGGATGTTTTTCTCTAGAAGCTCATTAAATACTAAGGCAAAATTTATCATAGATGATGCAAAGAAAAATGCCGAAAACCTTATAGAAAAAGCTAATGTACAAGCTGAATCCATAAAGAAAGAAAAAAACCTTCAGGCCAAAGAAAAATTCTTGGAACTGAAGTCTCAGCATGATGCTGATATTCAGGCTCGTGAAAAGAAAATGCAGGAGATTGAAAAAAGAATCAAAGACAAGGAAAACAAGCTAAATGACGAGCTGAGCAAGACAGGAAAACTTGAAAAAGATCTGGATAAGCAAATTGCTGATTATGCTAAGAAAACAGAAATTTTAGAGAGAAAACAACAGGAACTGGATACAGCAACTGCCAAAAAAGTAGAAATTCTTGAGAAAATCGCTAATTATACGGCGGATGAGGCTAAAGCAGAATTGGTGGAAACCATGAGAGCTGAAGCAAAAACTAGAGCTCAGGCACATGTTCAGAGTATCATGGAAGAAGCTCAGATGAATGCGAAAAATGAAGCCAGAAAAATCGTTATTCAGACAATTCAAAGAATTGGAACGGAGCAGGCTATCGAAAACTCTGTATCTGTTTTCAATATCGAATCTGATGAGGTAAAAGGTAGAATTATCGGTAGAGAAGGTAGAAACATCCGTGCTTTGGAAGCGGTAACAGGTGTAGAAATTATTGTAGATGATACTCCTGAGGCTATTCTTCTTTCATGTTTTGATCCGGTAAGGAGAGAGATTGCAAGATTATCACTTCACAGATTAGTTACTGACGGAAGAATCCACCCAGCAAGAATTGAAGAAGTAGTAGAGAAAACCAAGAAACAAATCGAGGAAGAGATCATAGAAGTAGGAAAGAGAACAATTATTGATTTAGGAATTCACGGATTACATCCGGAGTTGATCAAAATTGTAGGTAGAATGAAATACCGTTCTTCTTATGGACAGAACTTATTGCAGCACTCGAGAGAAGTAGCAAATATTGCTGCAACGATGGCTGCTGAATTAGGTCTAAATGTAAAATTGGCTAAAAGAGCAGGTCTGTTACACGATATTGGTAAAGTTCCGGAGCAGGAGTCTGAACTTCCTCACGCTTTATTAGGTATGCAATGGGCAGAGAAATACGGTGAAAATGCAGAAGTTGTAAATGCTATTGGAGCTCACCATGATGAGGTTGAAATGACTTCTTTATTGTCGCCGATCATTCAGGTTGCCGATGCCATTTCCGGAGCAAGACCGGGAGCAAGACGTCAGGTATTGGAATCTTATATCCAAAGATTAAAAGATCTTGAATCTGCAGCATTAAGTTTTGACGGGGTTTCATCAGCGTATGCCATTCAGGCGGGTAGAGAATTAAGAGTAATGGTGGAAAGCGGAAAGGTAAATGATGAAGTAGCTTCTCAATTATCGTATGATATTTCAGAAAAAATCCAGAATGAATTAACTTATCCCGGACAAGTAAAAGTAACAGTAATCAGAGAAACTAGAGCTGTGAATATTGCAAGATAATAATCAAAAAAAGATATTTTATAAAAACCTTTCAAGAAATTGAAAGGTTTTTTATTTTTAGCGAAATTTATAATTCTATATGCAAGAGCTTTCGTTGTCTTCAAAATTGAAGTACATTTTTTCTATTCCTGTGATCATTGCCGCTTTAGGCTATTTTGTAGATATCTATGATCTGCTTTTATTTGGAATCGTAAGAATTCCGAGTTTGAAAGCTTTAGGCTTAAATCCTGATGTTGACGGAACCTTTATTCTTAACTGTCAAATGACAGGCTTGCTTCTTGGAGGTATTTTCTGGGGAATTTTTGGAGATAAAAAAGGGAGATTATCAGTTTTATTCGGATCGATCTTAGTATATTCCTTAGCTAATATCGCCTGCGGATTTTTACCCTATTTTCCAAAAGAGCATCTGGTATATCAATATGCCGCTTTAAGGTTTATTGCAGGGATTGGGCTAGCCGGAGAGCTTGGAGCGGGAATTACATTGGTTTCTGAAAGTTTGCCAAAGAATTTAAGAGCAATCGGGACCTCAGTAGTGGCAGGGTTTGGTTTAATGGGTGCTGTTGTGGCTCAATTAACAGTGGAATTAGCCGGAGGCTGGAATATCTCTTATGTTATCGGAGGAATTTTGGGAATTCTGCTTTTATTCCTGAGAATCAGCGTTTCCGAATCCGGGATTTATAAAAATATGGAACATGAATCTGTTGCCAAAGGAAATTTTCTTTCCTTTTTCACAAATAAAGACCGCTTGATACGGTATTTGAAATGTATTGCAGTAGGGTTGCCAACTTGGTATTGTATCGGGATTTTAGCAGTTTTAGCCAATCAATTCGCTCCTGAATTAGGAATTACAGACCTGAATCCGGGAAAAGCAATTATGTGGGCTTATGTGGGGATTTCTGTCGGTGATTTGATGAGTGGTTTTATTTCCCACGCTTTAAAGTCCAGGAAAATGGCCATTTTCTATATGCTTGTCTTCACCATTATCGGGGTGGGTATTATGCTCTTCGGAAATACCAATACTGAAACAAAATATTATATTTTCTGTGTCTGGCTGGGATTAGGAACAGGATATTGGGCAATGTTTGTGACGCTGGCTGCTGAGCAATTTGGAACTAATATCAGAAATACAGCAACAACAACGGTACCCAATATGGTTAGGGGCTTGGTTCCTGTCATGATCTTTATTTTTGACTTTTTCAAGAAAGACTTTTCAGTGATTATGAGTGCTGCTCTTTTGGGAGTGATCATATTCGGGCTGGCTTTTTATTCTTCATTGACAATCTCGGAGACCCACGGTAAAGACCTGGAATTTACAGAATAATTATAACTGTTTAAGAAATATTTAAATCGTAATTTTCGTTATTACTGCAATTAAGATGAACTAAATAAGTAATTTATGAAATTTAATATTAAATTATGCTTTGGATAATTAATATTTGTTTAACTTTATAACACAATAAACTATAAACAGTACAAACCTTAAAACTAAATCACAATGCAAAACAACATTTTGAAAAACGCGAAGAAATTACAAAAGCAAGATCTTAAGAACATTCAAGGAGGAATAAGCGGAAATCCTGATCTATCCCTTTGCGGATGCAGCTGCTCCGGATCTGTAACAGGACCATGGTATTGTGTACAATATATGGCTTGTCCGCAAGTTTACACTTGTGATCAGTCAGCGGTATAAAGAATTATTTCAACTAGAAATAAACATTTCCACATTTAATACGCAAAAGCCTTTTGAATTTCAAAAGGCTTTTGTAATTTATAACTGAATTTTAATATTTAGGCTTCTTAAAGTTTCGGCGGCGGCTTTGCCGCCGCCGAAACTTTAAGATATACTAGAATTATCGAATTTCTTAAGTAATCAGTCAAAATTCAAAATAAAAAGAAGACTTCCTGTACTTATAATGCTCCAAAGAAAAACGGCCATAGCCAAAGGTTTCAGACCTATTGTTTTCAAAGTTTGGATAGATAAGGTAGAACCTATAAAAAATAAGGTCAGATTTAATCCTGATTTAGCGAATAGCGTAATTCCTGAACTTAGCCGATTAAAAAAAGGGAAGTAGGTATTCAGCAAAATGGCCAGAATAAAATATCCGATGAACCATGGGATTTTAATTTTAGATTCCTTATTTTTAAAAAGAAACATGGTGACCAAAGAAACAGGAATAATCCATAAAGCACGGGCTAATTTTACAGTAGTCGCAATTTTCAGAGCTTCATTTCCGTATTTACTTGCTGCTCCAACTACAGAGCTCGTATCATGAATCCCAACTGCACACCATAATCCAAATTGTTCCTGAGTAAGGCTTAAAATATGGCCAATCGCGGGATAAACAAATAATGCGATGGAATTCAGAGTGAAAATAATGGCTAAAGCCAGGGAAGTTTGCTTTGTATTGGGTTTAATGATCGGTGAAGTGGCTGCAATTGCACTTCCGCCACAGATTGCGGTTCCTACTGAAATAAGATAAGATAAAGGTCTTTCCAGTTTGAAAGCTCTTCCGATAAAATATCCTAAGACCATAACGGTAACAATACTGATAACCGTCAATATGAATCCTGATTTTCCTGCTTCCAAGGCCTCATTTAGTTTTAACCCGAAACCTAATCCTACAATTGAAATTTGTAATAGCAAATGAATATACTGATGTAAGCTTTTCTCAAAAGGATTTCCTATGCAAACTGCTAAAATAAAACCAAAAAGTAATGCAATAGGGGAAGAAATAATGGGTGTTAAGCAGATTACCGCCAATAGAAGGAAAATAAGCTTTTTAGATTTTTCATTCGAAATAAAATCTTTCATTTTGTAAACTTTAAATTTATGGTTCAAAATTCCATAAATTAATATTACAAATTAGATCATATTTTGTTATATTGAATAACTTTAAGTTATGATTGGAGTCGGTTTTTTAAAGTTGAAGAGCAAATTTTAAGAAGAGTTTGATTAGCACAGATTGCTCACCTTTAGGAAGAATAAAATGAAAATTTCTTTCAATGCTGAAGTTTTTAATATCAATAATACTCAACTGTTTGTTTTTCAATTCATTTAAAACCGTACTGATGGACAGAAAAGCTAAGGAATTTGAATATAAAAGATAGTTTTTTATACTTTCACTGCTTCCTAACTGCATCACAATATTCAATTCATCAAGAGAAATCCCTTTTTCTTTCAGGCGATTCTGAATGAACTCTAAAGAACCTGAACCCGGTTCCCTGAAAATCAATTCCAGATGATATAAATCTTTGATATTTAATGTTTTATTCGCTAATAAATGATTTGCTTTTGCAACCAAAACAATTTCGTCAGCTTTAAATATTTGATAATCAAAATAATTCGATTGAGATTCACCTTCGATAATTCCCAGATCAATTTTTCCTTCTTTTAAAAGTTCAGAAATAATTTCCGTATTGTGAGTAATCAGTTCAATTTTAATGTCCTTATAATATGAATTGAACTTGGCTAAAATCTCTGGTAATATATACTGAGCTACGGTAGTGCTTGCTCCGATGATCAGTTTCCCTTTATGTTGCTGGTTAACCTGATTGATTTCAAATTCCAGATCACGGTAAATATTTCTGATTTTTTCAGCATATTCAAATAAAATTTTACCGCTTTGTGTAAGTTGGATACTGGTACCTTTTCTCTCAAATAATTTGGTGTTCAGCTGGTTTTCGATTTCTTGAATATGTTTGGTTACGGCAGGCTGGGAAATATTCAGCTCTTCCGAAGCCTTTGTAAAGCTTGATCGGGAAGCTACGGTGTGAAAGACTTTTAATCTGTAATCAAACATACTTTAGTGGATTGTTGTTGGTAGTTTTTATTTAAATAAAATTACGAATCTCAGGCCAAAAACCAGCAACCATCAACTAAAAAACAATTTTTACAGATCAGAGAAACTTTTATTCTTAAGGCTATCAAATCTTCTGTTTTTTGCTTCTCCGATTTTTTGTTTCGTATAAATACTGTTGTTTCCAGAAAATAAATAAGAGACAACACAGGCAATGGCGACGTAAATTCCACATTCAGCTCCAAATAACTCAATTCCCATCAGCATACAGGCGAATGGAGTATTGGTAGCTCCTGCAAAAACAGCCACAAATCCCATGCCTGCAAGCAAGCCAAACGGAAGTGGTATAAATAATGACAAAGCACTTCCCAAAGTAGCCCCAATAAAGAATAACGGGGTTACTTCACCTCCCTTGAAACCTGCAGAAAGGGTAACAATGGTAAATATCATTTTTAAGGCAAAATCATAGAGTGGAAGCTGCTTTTCAAAAGATTCTACAATGGTTGGAATTCCCAGACCGATATATCTCGTCGTTCCCATTGTAAAAACAGCTACTGCCACAATGACTCCACCAATAACAGGACGAAACGGAGGATATTTAATATTAGATTTAAAGACCGAACCTGCCCAATGAATCAGTTTACTGAAAGCTGCGGCACAGATGCCAAAAGCAATTCCTGCAATAATACTGTATAAAATAGGAAGAAATTCAAGT
Above is a genomic segment from Chryseobacterium geocarposphaerae containing:
- a CDS encoding 3-oxoacyl-ACP synthase III family protein, whose translation is MPNTIIIGSGSYLPNRIIGRDYFLDSEFYTEDGVKIDKPAEETIAKFVEITEIENRRFIDDDLSNSQIGYEAAKIAIADAKIDQEELDYIIYASNFGEVTVHGYADFMPTMAARVKNKLGIKNRKCVTYDMLFGCPGWVEAMILADTLIKAGSAKTILVIGGETLSRVTDPSDRNRMIFADGAGAVVVKATDEENVGIIAHNTICDNGIELDYLANGPSINKDADQTRLFVRMQGRKIYEYALKNVPAAIKETIEDAGLSIEDINKILIHQANAKMDYAMIERLHKLYDVKDYDHSISPMTIQDFGNSSVATIPTMYDLIIKGKMEGQTFKEKGNIVMTSVGAGMNINAIVYRFP
- the ubiE gene encoding bifunctional demethylmenaquinone methyltransferase/2-methoxy-6-polyprenyl-1,4-benzoquinol methylase UbiE, encoding MTKDINQVTPYNSDATKKSQVEDMFDNIAPKYDLLNRVLSLKIDVLWRNTLVKWMKNDHPQEVLDVATGTGDLAITIEKGTGSKVIGLDLSQQMLNVGVIKIKKLNLDGKISMQKGDAENLPFEDNRFDAVSVAFGVRNFENLNKGLAELRRVVKDNKSVYILEFSKVEGFLGPLYMFYFKNILPAIGRLVSKDNRAYTYLPDSVNAFPFGEKMRQILLDTGFKKVEYKKLSLGIATIYKATK
- the porT gene encoding type IX secretion/gliding motility protein PorT/SprT, which codes for MNKFLLRALVLASVNIAVLANAQFFRTRNRMDKLEDFDEQKFSWGFYLNGNMLDYRIVLNPRYGTYGNQNLVTSKESTSFGAGLIAKWRLNDYLDLRMEPGLQFAQRKLMFNTQYNDQYQNGTLTNDPFVPIPLTDKDKTREVKSTLVDVPVLLELHGHRWYNSRPYVAAGVNYVVNLQSNSDSTDDNMQQVFRSTTHNFAWSAEMGIQFYFNKFKLTPAIRGTFFMNNEMVADNATTPPYWASAISTLQTRAIMFVLKFE
- a CDS encoding cell division protein ZapA, producing the protein MEVRRITINIAGRVYPLNVPAAEEETLRKVGKQIENMIKDFEQNFDVRDKQDALAMCALKLGTNAEVVSMNYEKNINSTNERLSKINQSLNEIGK
- the rny gene encoding ribonuclease Y; this encodes MTTAIIVGVICLVLGAILGMFFSRSSLNTKAKFIIDDAKKNAENLIEKANVQAESIKKEKNLQAKEKFLELKSQHDADIQAREKKMQEIEKRIKDKENKLNDELSKTGKLEKDLDKQIADYAKKTEILERKQQELDTATAKKVEILEKIANYTADEAKAELVETMRAEAKTRAQAHVQSIMEEAQMNAKNEARKIVIQTIQRIGTEQAIENSVSVFNIESDEVKGRIIGREGRNIRALEAVTGVEIIVDDTPEAILLSCFDPVRREIARLSLHRLVTDGRIHPARIEEVVEKTKKQIEEEIIEVGKRTIIDLGIHGLHPELIKIVGRMKYRSSYGQNLLQHSREVANIAATMAAELGLNVKLAKRAGLLHDIGKVPEQESELPHALLGMQWAEKYGENAEVVNAIGAHHDEVEMTSLLSPIIQVADAISGARPGARRQVLESYIQRLKDLESAALSFDGVSSAYAIQAGRELRVMVESGKVNDEVASQLSYDISEKIQNELTYPGQVKVTVIRETRAVNIAR
- a CDS encoding MFS transporter, coding for MQELSLSSKLKYIFSIPVIIAALGYFVDIYDLLLFGIVRIPSLKALGLNPDVDGTFILNCQMTGLLLGGIFWGIFGDKKGRLSVLFGSILVYSLANIACGFLPYFPKEHLVYQYAALRFIAGIGLAGELGAGITLVSESLPKNLRAIGTSVVAGFGLMGAVVAQLTVELAGGWNISYVIGGILGILLLFLRISVSESGIYKNMEHESVAKGNFLSFFTNKDRLIRYLKCIAVGLPTWYCIGILAVLANQFAPELGITDLNPGKAIMWAYVGISVGDLMSGFISHALKSRKMAIFYMLVFTIIGVGIMLFGNTNTETKYYIFCVWLGLGTGYWAMFVTLAAEQFGTNIRNTATTTVPNMVRGLVPVMIFIFDFFKKDFSVIMSAALLGVIIFGLAFYSSLTISETHGKDLEFTE
- a CDS encoding YeiH family protein is translated as MKDFISNEKSKKLIFLLLAVICLTPIISSPIALLFGFILAVCIGNPFEKSLHQYIHLLLQISIVGLGFGLKLNEALEAGKSGFILTVISIVTVMVLGYFIGRAFKLERPLSYLISVGTAICGGSAIAATSPIIKPNTKQTSLALAIIFTLNSIALFVYPAIGHILSLTQEQFGLWCAVGIHDTSSVVGAASKYGNEALKIATTVKLARALWIIPVSLVTMFLFKNKESKIKIPWFIGYFILAILLNTYFPFFNRLSSGITLFAKSGLNLTLFFIGSTLSIQTLKTIGLKPLAMAVFLWSIISTGSLLFILNFD
- a CDS encoding LysR family transcriptional regulator, with product MFDYRLKVFHTVASRSSFTKASEELNISQPAVTKHIQEIENQLNTKLFERKGTSIQLTQSGKILFEYAEKIRNIYRDLEFEINQVNQQHKGKLIIGASTTVAQYILPEILAKFNSYYKDIKIELITHNTEIISELLKEGKIDLGIIEGESQSNYFDYQIFKADEIVLVAKANHLLANKTLNIKDLYHLELIFREPGSGSLEFIQNRLKEKGISLDELNIVMQLGSSESIKNYLLYSNSLAFLSISTVLNELKNKQLSIIDIKNFSIERNFHFILPKGEQSVLIKLFLKFALQL